A stretch of Arachis hypogaea cultivar Tifrunner chromosome 15, arahy.Tifrunner.gnm2.J5K5, whole genome shotgun sequence DNA encodes these proteins:
- the LOC112749622 gene encoding zinc finger protein ZAT9 — MRSYWWRNACYLLLLLSSQFHSLRHINNKNTFFFVLSSVFTNSLIHSALWLWKMERHRCKLCSRTFANGRALGGHMKAHLATLPLPPKPHQPPPQPLSFEYSSSSSSSESEHDDDDDEEKGYGLRENPKRSFRVADPEFSFPAADDATVVVQDRESETESKNKPTRTRRRSNRTRKSSIMNLTNKRTKLMSFMESPASIATEAAEPVSSVSDTSPEEDLAMCLIMLSRDKWRKTSVEEEEEMKLKNKKVLRGKHHHHHHRLQCDKCGKTFRSSGALGSHRSICLCDEADGSERIFQCPYCSKVFGSGQALGGHKRSHLLPSSSSSSPPSIINANLRLKQQSFIDLNLPAPPEEDDLSVLSDA, encoded by the coding sequence ATGCGGTCTTATTGGTGGAGGAATGCTTGTTACCTACTCCTCCTTTTAAGTTCCCAATTCCATTCCCTTCGtcacataaataataaaaacacttTCTTCTTTGTTCTCTCTTCAGTTTTCACCAATTCTCTCATTCACTCTGCGTTGTGGTTGTGGAAAATGGAGAGGCACAGATGCAAGCTTTGTTCGAGGACATTCGCCAATGGCAGAGCCCTCGGTGGTCACATGAAGGCTCACTTAGCCACGCTTCCTCTGCCACCCAAGCCTCATCAACCACCTCCTCAACCACTTTCTTTTgagtactcttcttcttcttcttcttcagaatCAGAAcacgatgacgatgatgatgaagaaaaagGTTATGGGTTAAGAGAGAACCCAAAGAGAAGTTTCAGGGTTGCAGATCCTGAATTCTCTTTCCCTGCTGCTGATGATGCTACTGTAGTGGTCCAAGACAGAGAGAGCGAGACTGAGTCAAAGAACAAACCAACTCGGACACGAAGACGATCCAACCGTACACGAAAATCCTCCATTATGAACCTTACAAACAAGAGGACCAAGCTCATGAGTTTCATGGAGTCACCAGCATCAATAGCAACAGAGGCAGCAGAGCCTGTTAGCTCCGTTTCCGATACTTCGCCGGAAGAAGACCTGGCCATGTGCCTCATCATGCTGTCAAGGGACAAATGGAGAAAGACaagtgttgaagaagaagaagagatgaagttgaAGAACAAGAAGGTTCTTCGAGggaagcatcatcatcatcatcatcgtctgcAGTGTGACAAGTGTGGGAAAACGTTTCGATCTTCAGGGGCATTGGGGAGCCACAGAAGCATATGTCTCTGTGATGAAGCTGATGGAAGTGAAAGAATCTTTCAATGCCCGTATTGTTCAAAGGTTTTCGGGTCGGGTCAAGCACTCGGTGGCCATAAGAGATCTCATCTTctcccatcttcttcttcttcttctcctccttccattATCAATGCTAATCTTAGATTGAAACAACAAAGCTTCATAGATCTCAACTTGCCAGCTCCACCTGAAGAAGACGACCTTAGTGTTCTCTCCGATGCATAA